The following proteins come from a genomic window of Ailuropoda melanoleuca isolate Jingjing chromosome 2, ASM200744v2, whole genome shotgun sequence:
- the PRPF38B gene encoding pre-mRNA-splicing factor 38B isoform X1 produces MANNSPALTGNSQPQHQAAAAAAQQQQQCGGGGGGATKPAVSGKQGNVLPLWGNEKTMNLNPMILTNILSSPYFKVQLYELKTYHEVVDEIYFKFTALKLFLLTWIYSAPTCWCFSRSPWARACIDFNVGLVLLVFSIRSRQGNGLTQSCSEARSSPGSQVEVTHVEPWEKGSRKTAGQTGMCGGVRGVGTGGIVSTAFCLLYKLFTLKLTRKQVMGLITHTDSPYIRALGFMYIRYTQPPTDLWDWFESFLDDEEDLDVKAGGGCVMTIGEMLRSFLTKLEWFSTLFPRIPVPVQKNIDQQIKTRPRKIKKDGKEGAEEIDRHVERRRSRSPRRSLSPRRSPRRSRSRSHHREGHGSSSFDRELEREKERQRLEREAKEREKERRRSRSTDRGLERRRSSRSRERHRSRSRSRDRKGDRRDRDREREKENERGRRRDRDYDKERGNDREKERERSRERSKERRSRGEVEEKKHKEDKDDRRHRDDKKDSKKEKKHSRSRSRERKHRSRSRSRNAGKRSRSRSKEKSSKHKNESKEKSNKRSRSGSQGRTDSVEKSRKREHSPSKEKSRKRSRSKERSHKRDHSDSKDQSDKHDRRRSQSIEPESQEKQHKNKDETV; encoded by the exons ATGGCTAACAACAGCCCCGCGCTGACAGGCAACTCGCAGCCGCAGCACCAGGCGGCCGCGGCCGCggctcagcagcagcagcagtgcggcggtggcggcggcggcgccaCCAAGCCGGCGGTCTCGGGCAAGCAGGGAAATGTGCTGCCGCTGTGGGGCAACGAGAAGACTATGAACCTCAACCCCATGATCTTGACCAATATCCTGTCGTCGCCTTACTTCAAAGTGCAGCTCTACGAGCTCAAGACCTACCACGAGGTGGTGGACGAAATCTACTTTAAG TTTACAGctttaaaattattccttttgaCGTGGATCTACTCGGCGCCAACTTGTTGGTGCTTCTCCCGCTCACCCTGGGCCAGGGCGTGTATTGACTTCAATGTTGGCCTCGTGTTGTTGGTATTCTCTATCCGATCCAGACAGGGAAATG GATTGACTCAGTCTTGCAGCGAGGCTCGGAGCAGCCCAGGGTCGCAGGTAGAG gtCACGCATGTTGAACCGTGggagaaaggaagcaggaaaaCAGCAGGCCAAACGGGGATGTGCGGAGGG GTTCGAGGTGTTGGAACAGGAGGAATTGTTTCTACAGCTTTCTGCTTGTTATACAAATTATTTACTCTAAAGCTAACTCGTAAGCAAGTGATGGGTCTCATAACACACACAGACTCTCCATATATTAGAGCCCTTGGATTTATGTATATAAG GTACACACAGCCCCCTACAGATCTGTGGGACTGGTTTGAATCCTTCCTTGATGATGAAGAG gACCTAGATGTGAAGGCTGGTGGAGGCTGTGTAATGACCATTGGAGAAATGCTACGGTCTTTTCTCACAAAACTGGAgtggttttctactctgtttccaaGAATTCCGGTTCCAGTTCAGAAGAATATTGATCAACAGATTAAAACCCGGCctagaaaaatcaagaaagatgggaaggaaggtGCTGAGGAAATAGATAGACATGTTGAACGCAGGCGTTCAAG GTCTCCAAGGAGATCACTGAGTCCACGGAGGTCCCCAAGAAGATCAAGAAGTAGAAGCCATCATCGGGAGGGCCATGGGTCTTCTAGTTTCGATCGagaattagaaagagagaaagaacgcCAGCGACTAGAGCGTGAAgccaaagaaagggagaaagaaaggcgAAGATCCCGAAGTACTGATCGAGGTTTGGAACGCAGGCGGAGTAGCAGGAGTAGGGAAAGGCATAGAAGCCGTAGTCGAAGTCGGGATAGGAAAGGGGATAGAAGGGACAGGGAtcgggaaagagagaaagaaaatgagagaggtaGAAGACGAGATCGTGACTATGATAAGGAAAGAGGGAATGACCGAGAAAAGGAGCGGGAGCGGTCAAGAGAACGGTCCAAGGAACGGAGAAGTAGGGGTGAGGTAGAAGAGAAGAAGCACAAAGAAGATAAAGATGACAGGCGGCATAGAGATGACAAAAAAGAttccaagaaggagaaaaaacacaGTAGGagtagaagcagagaaagaaaacacagaagtagGAGTAGAAGTAGAAATGCAGGGAAACGAAGCAGAAGCAGGAGCAAAGAGAAATCaagtaaacataaaaatgaaagtaaagaaaaatcaaataaacgaAGTAGAAGTGGCAGTCAAGGAAGAACTGACAgtgttgaaaaatcaagaaaacggGAACATAGCCCCagcaaagaaaaatctagaaagcgTAGTAGAAGCAAAGAACGTTCCCACAAACGAGATCACAGTGATAGTAAGGACCAGTCTGACAAACATGATCGTCGAAGGAGCCAAAGTATAGAACCAGAGAGCcaagaaaaacaacataaaaacaaagatgagactgtgtga
- the PRPF38B gene encoding pre-mRNA-splicing factor 38B isoform X2, translating into MANNSPALTGNSQPQHQAAAAAAQQQQQCGGGGGGATKPAVSGKQGNVLPLWGNEKTMNLNPMILTNILSSPYFKVQLYELKTYHEVVDEIYFKVTHVEPWEKGSRKTAGQTGMCGGVRGVGTGGIVSTAFCLLYKLFTLKLTRKQVMGLITHTDSPYIRALGFMYIRYTQPPTDLWDWFESFLDDEEDLDVKAGGGCVMTIGEMLRSFLTKLEWFSTLFPRIPVPVQKNIDQQIKTRPRKIKKDGKEGAEEIDRHVERRRSRSPRRSLSPRRSPRRSRSRSHHREGHGSSSFDRELEREKERQRLEREAKEREKERRRSRSTDRGLERRRSSRSRERHRSRSRSRDRKGDRRDRDREREKENERGRRRDRDYDKERGNDREKERERSRERSKERRSRGEVEEKKHKEDKDDRRHRDDKKDSKKEKKHSRSRSRERKHRSRSRSRNAGKRSRSRSKEKSSKHKNESKEKSNKRSRSGSQGRTDSVEKSRKREHSPSKEKSRKRSRSKERSHKRDHSDSKDQSDKHDRRRSQSIEPESQEKQHKNKDETV; encoded by the exons ATGGCTAACAACAGCCCCGCGCTGACAGGCAACTCGCAGCCGCAGCACCAGGCGGCCGCGGCCGCggctcagcagcagcagcagtgcggcggtggcggcggcggcgccaCCAAGCCGGCGGTCTCGGGCAAGCAGGGAAATGTGCTGCCGCTGTGGGGCAACGAGAAGACTATGAACCTCAACCCCATGATCTTGACCAATATCCTGTCGTCGCCTTACTTCAAAGTGCAGCTCTACGAGCTCAAGACCTACCACGAGGTGGTGGACGAAATCTACTTTAAG gtCACGCATGTTGAACCGTGggagaaaggaagcaggaaaaCAGCAGGCCAAACGGGGATGTGCGGAGGG GTTCGAGGTGTTGGAACAGGAGGAATTGTTTCTACAGCTTTCTGCTTGTTATACAAATTATTTACTCTAAAGCTAACTCGTAAGCAAGTGATGGGTCTCATAACACACACAGACTCTCCATATATTAGAGCCCTTGGATTTATGTATATAAG GTACACACAGCCCCCTACAGATCTGTGGGACTGGTTTGAATCCTTCCTTGATGATGAAGAG gACCTAGATGTGAAGGCTGGTGGAGGCTGTGTAATGACCATTGGAGAAATGCTACGGTCTTTTCTCACAAAACTGGAgtggttttctactctgtttccaaGAATTCCGGTTCCAGTTCAGAAGAATATTGATCAACAGATTAAAACCCGGCctagaaaaatcaagaaagatgggaaggaaggtGCTGAGGAAATAGATAGACATGTTGAACGCAGGCGTTCAAG GTCTCCAAGGAGATCACTGAGTCCACGGAGGTCCCCAAGAAGATCAAGAAGTAGAAGCCATCATCGGGAGGGCCATGGGTCTTCTAGTTTCGATCGagaattagaaagagagaaagaacgcCAGCGACTAGAGCGTGAAgccaaagaaagggagaaagaaaggcgAAGATCCCGAAGTACTGATCGAGGTTTGGAACGCAGGCGGAGTAGCAGGAGTAGGGAAAGGCATAGAAGCCGTAGTCGAAGTCGGGATAGGAAAGGGGATAGAAGGGACAGGGAtcgggaaagagagaaagaaaatgagagaggtaGAAGACGAGATCGTGACTATGATAAGGAAAGAGGGAATGACCGAGAAAAGGAGCGGGAGCGGTCAAGAGAACGGTCCAAGGAACGGAGAAGTAGGGGTGAGGTAGAAGAGAAGAAGCACAAAGAAGATAAAGATGACAGGCGGCATAGAGATGACAAAAAAGAttccaagaaggagaaaaaacacaGTAGGagtagaagcagagaaagaaaacacagaagtagGAGTAGAAGTAGAAATGCAGGGAAACGAAGCAGAAGCAGGAGCAAAGAGAAATCaagtaaacataaaaatgaaagtaaagaaaaatcaaataaacgaAGTAGAAGTGGCAGTCAAGGAAGAACTGACAgtgttgaaaaatcaagaaaacggGAACATAGCCCCagcaaagaaaaatctagaaagcgTAGTAGAAGCAAAGAACGTTCCCACAAACGAGATCACAGTGATAGTAAGGACCAGTCTGACAAACATGATCGTCGAAGGAGCCAAAGTATAGAACCAGAGAGCcaagaaaaacaacataaaaacaaagatgagactgtgtga